The DNA window GTCCTGCACCGGCTCGCCGGCCTGATCCGCGACAATGTCGATGCGCTCGCCGAGCTCCTGACCCTCGAGCAGGGCAAGTCCCTCGCCGAATCCAAGGGCGAGGTCATGATTTCGGCCGCCTACGTCCAGTGGTTCGCCGAGGAGGCCCGCCGCATCTACGGCGACGTCATCCCGTCTCCCTGGGCCAACCGCAAGATCCTGGTCACGCGCGAGCCCGTCGGCGTCGCGGCCTGCATCACGCCCTGGAACTTCCCCTCCTCGATGATCTCCCGCAAGGTCGGCGCCGCGCTCGCGGCCGGCTGCACGGTCGTCGTCAAGCCCGCCGAGCTCACCCCGTACTCGGGCCTCGCCTGGGGCGTGCTGGCCGCCGAGGCCGGCGTGCCGGACGGCGTCGTCAACATCGTGACCGGCACGGCCGCCCCGATCGGCGACGAGTTCATCGAGAACCCGCTCGTCCGCAAGCTGACCTTCACGGGCTCCACGCCGGTCGGCAAGATGCTCGCCTCGCGCGCCATCGCCAACATGAAGCGGGTCTCCATGGAGCTCGGCGGCAACGCCCCCTTCATCGTCTTCGACGACGCCGACATCGACCGGGCGGCCGAGCAGGCCGTCCTCTCCAAGTTCCGCAACTCCGGCCAGACCTGCGTCTGCACGAACCGCTTCTTCGTCCAGAGCGGGGTCTACGACGCCTTCGCCGAGAAGTTCGCCAAGGCGGTCGGGGCCTTGAAGGTCGGCAACGGGCTGGAGCCCGGCGTCGCCCAGGGCCCGCTCATCAACGCCAAGGCCATCGACAAGGTGGCGGCGCACGTGGCCGATGCGACCGCCAAGGGCGCCCGGGTCATCGCCGGCGGCACCCGGCATCCGCTCGGCGGCACCTTCTGGAGCCCGACCGTGCTGCGCGACGCCACCCCGGACATGCGCATCGCCTCCGAGGAGACCTTCGGCCCGGTCGCGCCGCTGTTCCGCTTCGAGACCGAGGAGGAGGCCGTCCGCCTCGCCAATTCGACCGAGTACGGCCTCGCCGGCTATTTCTTCACCCGCGACCTCGCCCGCGCCTTCCGGGTCGCCGGCGCGCTGAAGTATGGCCAGGTCGGCGTCAACGAGGGCCTGCTGACCACCGAGGTCGCGCCCTTCGGCGGCGTGAAGGACTCCGGCTTCGGACGCGAGGGCTCCAAGTACGGCGTCGAGGACTACCTGGACATGAAGTACGTCTGCATCGGCGGACTTTGATCGGCCGGCAGGAATGCGTTGGCGGAGGGCGGCCTTTGCGCGGGGCCGCCCTTTTCCGTGGCCCGGCCGCCGTGCCATGGTTCCGTAGCGAAACCAAAACGTCTTCGGCGGAGTCCTCATGATCAAGCTCTACGGCATCCCGCGCTCGCGCGGCTTCCGCAACATCTGGGCCCTGGAGGAGGCCGGCGTGGCCTACGAACAGGTGCCGGTCGGCTTCGACGGCGGCGAGATGAGCGTCTCGGCCCCCTGGTTCGCCCGGATCAACCCGGCGAAGCGCGTCCCCGTCCTCGAGGACGACGGCCTGGTCGTGACCGAATCGCTTGCCATCAACCTGTATCTCGCCAAGACCTACGGACCGGCGATCTACCCGTCGGACCCGAAGGCCGAAGCCAAGGTCCTGCAGTGGAGCTTCTTCGCCGCCACCGAGCTCGAGCGGCCGATCGGCCGCTACAACTACAACACCTTCGTGTACGCGCCGGAGAAGCGCTCCGCCGAAGCGGCGGCGGCCGCCCTCGCGGAGGCGACCCCGCGCCTGCAGCTCCTCGACCTCGCTCTCGGCGCAAGCCCCTATCTCGTCGGCGACGCCTTCACGATCGCCGACCTCAACGTTGCCTCGGTGCTCTACGGCGTCTGGTTCAACGGCTTCGACTTCTCGTCGACCCCCAACGTCGCCGCCTGGCTGGAGCGCTGCCTGGAACGCCCGGCGGCGCTCAAGGCCCGCAAGCTGCGCGAGGGCTGACACCCCTGCGCGGAGAGCGGCCGGCCCGGGCCCCGATCCCGGACCGGCCGCATCGCGGACGCGTCAGCCGCCCGTCCCGGCTTTCGCGATCGCGAATTGCTGGGTGGCCTGGAGGGCGTGGCTAGCATACATGACCGAGGGCCCCGCCCCCATATAGACCGCCATCGCCAGCGTCTCGGCGATCTCCGCCTCGGTCGCGCCCTGGTCGACGGCCGCCTTGGCATGGAACGCGATGCAGTCGTCGCACCGGACCGCCACCCCGACCGCGAGCGCGATCAGCTCCTTGGTCTTGGTGTCGAGCGCCTTGGGTGCCAGCGCGGACT is part of the Prosthecomicrobium sp. N25 genome and encodes:
- a CDS encoding NAD-dependent succinate-semialdehyde dehydrogenase, with amino-acid sequence MLKKTNPWVREANLIGGQWVGADNGAVIEVDNPATGEIIGTVPNAGRAETKRAIEAAHAAFPAWAARTAAERGAVLHRLAGLIRDNVDALAELLTLEQGKSLAESKGEVMISAAYVQWFAEEARRIYGDVIPSPWANRKILVTREPVGVAACITPWNFPSSMISRKVGAALAAGCTVVVKPAELTPYSGLAWGVLAAEAGVPDGVVNIVTGTAAPIGDEFIENPLVRKLTFTGSTPVGKMLASRAIANMKRVSMELGGNAPFIVFDDADIDRAAEQAVLSKFRNSGQTCVCTNRFFVQSGVYDAFAEKFAKAVGALKVGNGLEPGVAQGPLINAKAIDKVAAHVADATAKGARVIAGGTRHPLGGTFWSPTVLRDATPDMRIASEETFGPVAPLFRFETEEEAVRLANSTEYGLAGYFFTRDLARAFRVAGALKYGQVGVNEGLLTTEVAPFGGVKDSGFGREGSKYGVEDYLDMKYVCIGGL
- a CDS encoding glutathione S-transferase family protein, with translation MIKLYGIPRSRGFRNIWALEEAGVAYEQVPVGFDGGEMSVSAPWFARINPAKRVPVLEDDGLVVTESLAINLYLAKTYGPAIYPSDPKAEAKVLQWSFFAATELERPIGRYNYNTFVYAPEKRSAEAAAAALAEATPRLQLLDLALGASPYLVGDAFTIADLNVASVLYGVWFNGFDFSSTPNVAAWLERCLERPAALKARKLREG
- a CDS encoding carboxymuconolactone decarboxylase family protein, with the translated sequence MISDWQGTTRDLSGWLRDLRAGAPDVMKAFSAMAQSALAPKALDTKTKELIALAVGVAVRCDDCIAFHAKAAVDQGATEAEIAETLAMAVYMGAGPSVMYASHALQATQQFAIAKAGTGG